The window AGATCGACCGCCTGTTGGTGCCGGTCGTGATCCTCTCGATCACCGGCGTGGTCCTGGTCCAGGGGCTGAGCTGGCTGGAAGCACGCATCGCGCCGTGGCAGGTCGCCGGGCGCGACGACTGACGCGAAGGAGGCAGAGTCCGGTGCTCTCCCATGAGTTCGGCGCCGTGCGGGGCGCCCTCGACAACGGCGCCCACTTCGGTCGTCTCACCGGCACGCCGTACTACGCGGACGCGGTCTACGATCGCTTCTCCGACGGCGAACAGCGGCGCCGCTTAGCCGCCGCCCGCGCGAAGATGGCCCGGCTCGGCCTCGACGGCCTCATCGCGTGCGGCGGGCCGAACCACTGGAGCTACGGCGCGGGCGTCTTCTGGCTGACCAACCATCGTGAGTGGCACGCGCTGTCGGTGTATCTCTACGTGCCGCGCGAGGGCGAGCCGACGCTCGTCTACGGGATGGGCGGGACTCACATCGAGGCGACCCGCCGCGCGGTCGCGGTGCGCGATGTGCGGCCGGCGTCCGCCGGGCAGTTCGGCGACGTACTGGCCCGCGTCGCGCGCGAGCACGGGCACGCCGGCGGGCGGATCGGGATCGCGGTGATCGATCCCCGGTACGGTGACTACCTCCCGATCAACCAGTATCAACGCCTCGCCGCCGAGCTGCCGGACGCGCGGCTCGAGCTGGTGGGCGACTTCTTCCACGAATTGCTGGTGATCAAGAGCCCGGAGGAGCAGGGGCGGGTTCGCAAGGCCGGTGAGTTGTGCGTGCGGGCGCTCCGCGCCGTGCGCGACGCCGCGCGTCCCGGGGTCGCGGAATACGAACTCCGGGCCGCCGCGGCGTCCGCGATCCTGGCCGGAGGCGGCGAGCTGGACTTTCTGATCATCGGCAGCACGCCGATGGACGAGCCGTCGATGGTCTTCGGCAACCCGCGGCCGTCCGCGCGGCGCCTCCGTACCGGCGATCTGATTCTGAACGAACTCGCCGCCGGGTACGAGGGGTACACGGCGCAGATCGGGATTCCCGTCTGCGTGGGTCGGCCGGCCGGCCACGTGCGCCGGATGTGGGACGAGGTGGTCCGCCCGGGCTTCGATCGGCTGGCCGAGGAACTGCGGCCCGGCAACACCTTCGAAGCGATGCAGCGGCACACGCGCGTCTTCCGCGACCTCGGATACCAGTCCCGGCCGATCGTCATGCACGGGATCGACTTGACCAGCCATCATCCGGACGTCCGCGTCGACGGCGTGCACGCGGACCCCGAGGACCGCGTGATGCGCCCGGGCATGGAACTGATGCTCGAGCCTAATCCGATCACGGCCGACGGGTTGCTCGGGCTCTTCTACGGGCACACCTTCCTGATCACGGACACGGGTCGGGAACTCGTGACCGGCGGGCTGCCGGCGGACCTGCTGGTGGCCGACGGTTGAGGCACGCCGGGAGGCTTTTCTGATCAGCCGACGAGTTCGAACAGGCCCTCGATTACTTGAGCCAGTTCTTCTGACGACACGGTCGCCAAGCGCCGGCCAAGACGTTCGGTAGACAGCGTGCGGACTTGGCTGACCTTGACCCACGAGGGTTGCGGGAGGTTGGTGCTTTCGAGCTTTAGCGTCAACGGGAATCCCGCTCGTTGGGGCTGGCCGGTGAGGGCAACTGCAATGACGGTGCCGGAGCGGTCATTGAAGACGTCATGGCTCAAGACGAGAACGGGACGACGCCCTGCCTGTTCACTGCCGCGGACCGGATTGAGATCCGCCCAGTAGATATCACCCCTTAGGATTCGGGCCATGCGTCACCGGCAAGGCCCTCTTCGGCGAGTGCGCGTTCCTCCTTTGGGTCCAATTTTGCGGCCTCTTCCGTGAGTCGTCTGCGCCGCCTCCGCTCCAACTGCCGGCACACAGCGTCTTGGATCGCCCGGCTGCGGCTGGGGTAAA is drawn from bacterium and contains these coding sequences:
- a CDS encoding M24 family metallopeptidase; the protein is MLSHEFGAVRGALDNGAHFGRLTGTPYYADAVYDRFSDGEQRRRLAAARAKMARLGLDGLIACGGPNHWSYGAGVFWLTNHREWHALSVYLYVPREGEPTLVYGMGGTHIEATRRAVAVRDVRPASAGQFGDVLARVAREHGHAGGRIGIAVIDPRYGDYLPINQYQRLAAELPDARLELVGDFFHELLVIKSPEEQGRVRKAGELCVRALRAVRDAARPGVAEYELRAAAASAILAGGGELDFLIIGSTPMDEPSMVFGNPRPSARRLRTGDLILNELAAGYEGYTAQIGIPVCVGRPAGHVRRMWDEVVRPGFDRLAEELRPGNTFEAMQRHTRVFRDLGYQSRPIVMHGIDLTSHHPDVRVDGVHADPEDRVMRPGMELMLEPNPITADGLLGLFYGHTFLITDTGRELVTGGLPADLLVADG
- a CDS encoding type II toxin-antitoxin system PemK/MazF family toxin, whose protein sequence is MARILRGDIYWADLNPVRGSEQAGRRPVLVLSHDVFNDRSGTVIAVALTGQPQRAGFPLTLKLESTNLPQPSWVKVSQVRTLSTERLGRRLATVSSEELAQVIEGLFELVG
- a CDS encoding ribbon-helix-helix domain-containing protein — translated: MDESILRQVDRLVAEGLYPSRSRAIQDAVCRQLERRRRRRLTEEAAKLDPKEERALAEEGLAGDAWPES